The proteins below come from a single Synergistaceae bacterium genomic window:
- a CDS encoding BMP family ABC transporter substrate-binding protein, whose amino-acid sequence SEYGKAVKEDTKKIVASEKKKIFDGKWDVFYGPIKGQDGKIMVPAGKHLSDGDMLSMSWFVEGVDGTIPK is encoded by the coding sequence ATCGGAATACGGCAAGGCCGTAAAAGAGGACACAAAGAAAATCGTAGCATCTGAGAAGAAGAAGATCTTCGACGGCAAGTGGGATGTCTTCTACGGGCCGATAAAGGGACAGGACGGCAAGATAATGGTCCCTGCAGGCAAACATCTGAGCGACGGAGATATGCTCAGCATGAGCTGGTTTGTTGAGGGTGTCGATGGTACTATCCCAAAATAA